In Nonomuraea muscovyensis, one genomic interval encodes:
- a CDS encoding chorismate mutase — MSSTLERRVVTLGGTPVGAGPAVVIGGRVSLRERRGDAAATLPGRARLVEPSGAGDLPLIAERADGVVVGAAWTRDIPLVRAAAGLGLPVVVERRPSASLEEWLTLAGYCAAEADEQVILCEGGRLDLGLLRAARAASGRPVVADVRADPGLSAAAVAAGADGLIVADHCGAGPDGVPSGRSHGGAVGGMDGGVDGGMDGGVDGVERGVDGGVECGGVAGGRDGGRRAAEEAVTLVGALLRPETPGTLGECREAIDRVDAALATLLERRAALAGIVQTLKPVGGFAGRDAARERALVARMARRAPELGEERLAAVMNAVIEAGLHLAEERRAGR, encoded by the coding sequence ATGTCATCGACCTTGGAACGCCGCGTGGTCACCCTGGGCGGGACGCCCGTCGGCGCGGGACCGGCCGTGGTGATCGGCGGCCGGGTGAGCCTGCGCGAGCGCCGCGGCGACGCGGCCGCGACCCTGCCCGGACGGGCGAGGCTGGTGGAGCCCTCCGGTGCCGGCGACCTGCCGCTGATCGCGGAGCGGGCCGACGGCGTGGTGGTCGGCGCCGCCTGGACCCGCGACATCCCCCTGGTGCGCGCCGCCGCCGGGCTGGGGCTGCCCGTGGTGGTGGAGCGCCGCCCGTCGGCGTCGCTGGAGGAGTGGCTCACGCTGGCCGGCTACTGTGCGGCCGAGGCGGACGAGCAGGTGATCCTGTGCGAGGGCGGGCGGCTCGACCTCGGCCTGCTGCGGGCCGCGCGGGCGGCGTCCGGCCGTCCGGTGGTGGCCGACGTGCGCGCCGACCCGGGGCTGTCCGCCGCGGCGGTGGCGGCCGGGGCCGACGGCCTGATCGTGGCGGACCACTGCGGCGCGGGGCCGGACGGCGTCCCCTCCGGGAGGTCGCACGGCGGCGCGGTCGGCGGCATGGACGGCGGCGTGGACGGCGGCATGGACGGTGGTGTGGACGGCGTCGAGCGTGGTGTTGACGGCGGTGTCGAGTGCGGTGGTGTGGCAGGCGGGAGGGACGGCGGGCGGCGGGCCGCCGAGGAGGCGGTGACGCTCGTGGGGGCGCTGCTGCGGCCGGAGACGCCCGGCACGCTGGGGGAGTGCCGCGAGGCGATCGACCGGGTGGACGCCGCCCTGGCCACGCTGCTGGAGCGGCGGGCCGCGCTGGCCGGCATCGTGCAGACGCTCAAGCCCGTCGGCGGATTCGCCGGGCGCGACGCGGCACGGGAGCGGGCGCTCGTGGCGCGGATGGCCCGGCGCGCGCCCGAGCTGGGGGAGGAGCGGCTGGCCGCCGTCATGAACGCGGTCATCGAGGCGGGCCTGCACCTGGCGGAGGAACGCCGCGCGGGCCGGTAG